A single window of Halosolutus gelatinilyticus DNA harbors:
- a CDS encoding bacterio-opsin activator domain-containing protein, which yields MNVTQRDGRIVLITASDERQRRLEAILRRELSGSVRSIEPETDLRSELDVDRDPEEVGRESTAAGADPDAGIDATARPIGIVIALNGPDEIRRTVRRVRTVVSAPTVVVPKTGSERAATAAYRAGATAYVAEDEDVVARVVETIRSQPSDAADRSSGRSRESSSRRTHFETLTEINAVVRDVIETLVEAPTREAIEREVCDRLAESELYCGAWIAGRTGDRRLAYRIGAGRAEATLDRVTDVGAETLPTVRRAVATDAVQADPCSPGADATPEPLSDAIRADGVRSILAVPISYDSATYGVLTVFTSRCDDFSGSEQAGFRLLGETIGFTIQAVKNRQLLFADTVVELEFRIDGGETFSFDLSSAYDCRCSLEWAGTTASGRSFQFVTVEGLDGETVLAEARDHESVEECRLIRDGMGRCTIEMRLSESGVRTLANHGATIRDVTVEDGVGACVVEVPQDAPVREIAEALTAVYENTELVARRQIDRPVRTAAERRNRIVDQLTERQHTTLRLAYYGGFFDWPRESTGEEIAEAMDVSPPTMHQHLRKGLKTVLGEFFEAGGGTD from the coding sequence ATGAATGTGACACAGCGAGACGGCCGGATCGTTCTCATCACGGCCTCCGACGAGCGACAACGTCGCCTCGAGGCGATCCTCCGTCGCGAACTGTCGGGTTCGGTGCGGTCGATCGAACCGGAGACCGACCTTCGATCGGAACTCGACGTCGATCGCGACCCCGAGGAAGTCGGCCGGGAGTCGACCGCGGCGGGCGCTGATCCCGACGCGGGCATCGATGCGACGGCGCGCCCGATCGGCATCGTGATCGCGTTGAACGGGCCGGACGAGATCCGACGGACCGTCCGACGAGTTCGGACGGTCGTTTCGGCGCCGACGGTCGTCGTCCCGAAGACGGGATCGGAGCGGGCGGCGACGGCCGCCTACCGAGCGGGAGCGACGGCGTACGTCGCCGAGGACGAGGACGTCGTCGCTCGGGTCGTCGAGACGATCCGGTCACAACCGTCCGACGCCGCCGACCGGAGTTCCGGCCGCAGCCGCGAGTCTTCCTCTCGACGGACGCACTTCGAGACGCTCACCGAGATCAACGCGGTGGTCCGGGACGTGATCGAAACGCTGGTCGAAGCGCCAACGCGGGAGGCGATCGAACGCGAGGTCTGCGACCGACTCGCCGAGTCGGAGCTGTACTGCGGGGCGTGGATCGCCGGACGGACCGGCGATCGGCGCCTCGCCTACCGGATCGGGGCCGGGCGGGCGGAGGCCACGCTGGATCGCGTCACCGACGTCGGCGCCGAGACCCTGCCGACGGTTCGGCGGGCCGTCGCGACGGACGCGGTCCAGGCTGATCCCTGTTCGCCCGGGGCCGACGCGACCCCCGAGCCGCTGTCCGACGCGATCCGTGCGGACGGCGTGCGATCGATCCTCGCCGTTCCGATCAGTTACGACAGCGCGACCTACGGCGTCCTCACCGTGTTCACGAGCCGATGTGACGACTTCAGCGGGAGCGAACAGGCCGGATTCCGGCTGCTCGGGGAGACGATCGGCTTCACGATCCAGGCCGTCAAGAACCGCCAGTTGCTCTTTGCCGACACGGTCGTCGAACTCGAGTTTCGAATCGACGGCGGCGAGACGTTCTCGTTCGATCTCTCGTCGGCGTACGACTGTCGCTGCTCGCTCGAGTGGGCCGGCACGACCGCGAGCGGACGCTCGTTCCAGTTCGTGACCGTCGAGGGGCTCGACGGGGAGACGGTTCTCGCGGAGGCGCGGGACCACGAGTCCGTCGAGGAGTGTCGGCTGATCCGGGACGGGATGGGCCGCTGTACGATCGAGATGCGGCTCTCGGAATCGGGGGTCCGGACGCTGGCGAACCACGGCGCTACGATCCGCGACGTCACGGTCGAAGACGGCGTGGGTGCCTGCGTGGTGGAGGTCCCGCAGGACGCGCCCGTTCGCGAAATCGCCGAGGCCCTTACCGCCGTCTACGAGAACACGGAACTGGTCGCCCGTCGGCAGATCGATCGACCCGTCCGGACGGCGGCCGAACGACGCAACCGGATCGTCGATCAGCTCACGGAGCGCCAGCACACCACGTTGCGGCTGGCGTACTACGGCGGCTTCTTCGACTGGCCGCGCGAGAGTACGGGCGAGGAGATCGCCGAGGCGATGGACGTCTCGCCGCCGACGATGCACCAGCACCTCCGGAAGGGACTGAAGACGGTTCTCGGCGAGTTTTTCGAAGCGGGCGGCGGCACGGACTAG
- a CDS encoding ribbon-helix-helix domain-containing protein produces MAKDTVRYPDEVVEQIDALVEDGMFESKSEFYRFSAEYVLALIDPDHEVKTFNFEEIKSELAISEEDHAKALGTDGGTFFLDAVITVRKQGLRGNYEAAERFIDIHYDETDQECIILEELLGTYRNGPA; encoded by the coding sequence ATGGCGAAAGATACCGTCAGGTACCCGGACGAGGTCGTCGAGCAGATTGACGCGCTCGTCGAAGACGGTATGTTCGAGAGCAAATCCGAGTTCTACCGATTCTCCGCGGAGTACGTTCTGGCGCTGATCGATCCGGACCACGAGGTGAAGACCTTCAACTTCGAGGAGATCAAGTCCGAACTCGCTATCTCCGAGGAGGATCACGCGAAAGCGCTGGGTACCGACGGCGGAACGTTCTTCCTGGACGCCGTGATCACGGTCCGGAAACAGGGCCTGCGGGGGAACTACGAGGCCGCGGAGCGGTTCATCGACATCCACTACGACGAGACCGACCAGGAGTGTATCATCCTCGAAGAACTGCTCGGCACCTACCGGAACGGTCCGGCCTGA
- a CDS encoding MTH865 family protein, which produces MPDEDELREQMIDAFEGADYPISSPMDLVPALPNGPGTKFESGDYSITAMELNTKTSGGDWPYEDVETFVDDIIEDLKDQGEI; this is translated from the coding sequence ATGCCAGACGAGGACGAGCTCCGCGAGCAGATGATCGACGCGTTCGAAGGGGCGGATTATCCGATTTCGAGTCCGATGGACCTCGTTCCGGCGCTTCCGAACGGGCCCGGCACGAAGTTCGAATCCGGCGATTACTCGATCACCGCCATGGAACTCAACACCAAGACATCGGGCGGCGACTGGCCCTACGAGGACGTCGAAACGTTCGTCGACGACATCATCGAGGATCTCAAAGACCAAGGCGAAATTTAA